The region CTCAACCTTTATCTGTGCATCTGTGTCCTGTTCCTCTTCGGCGCCAGCAGATGCCTCAAACTGTGCATAACTAACCCATACCTTCAAATGCTTTGTTCGATCAAGAAGCCTCTCATAGAGTTGCCGAGTTCTTTCCAATTCACCCTCTGATATTTCAAAGTCAATGTATGCCTGAAAGAAAGAAGCACATGTTATGAAGCAAAGACTAAACTAATTCAGTTTGAAAATGCATAAATCACTCATTATAAACCACCAATTCAACACGTTCCTGACTCTAATCAGTCTaaaaatgaaacattctttCTTCTACCCAAGACGAGGAATTGGACACCTTATATTTATCTAAATTCTATGGCCACTCTACGGTCTTCACTGAAAACAAACACTAATCAGagagcttttgcttatcctttGGAAATTCATTAGGCTCTTTACAAAATATTGTTTCATATGTAACAGCAACCAACCAGCGTCCCTCTTTATAAAAAAGCACTAAAAGTACACTacatcaatattaaaaaaatacatttgatGTCCATGTCAAGTCAACTTAATCTGGTAATCGAAGCTAAtccatataaaaagaaataaatatcaGATTTTAACCAAAACATTAGTTTGCAGAAAACATCCATACCTTCCACAAGAGTTCTGGCCTGTCCAATGCAGGTTGAGCTATTGCAAGTTCAAAAATCGCTCTAGCACGTTCTGTCTCACTGAGAGACCTTTCCAACTCTGCAAACTTGCTCCAAGCATAACAGTTAGCAGGAGACCAATCAAGATATTTCCCATACAGTGTTCTGCACCGATCAATGTTGCCAAGTTGTAATTCAATCTCAATATACTTTTTGAATATCTGCATTGAAAACACACCATATTAGATCAAAGCCATTTTACACTAAATAACTTGTCTAAAGTCcccattaaaaaataagactTCACAATTAATACCTTATCTTTTGGAGCCATTCCAATTGCATTTCCCAGAATTTGCCTTGCAGCCTTAAGATTTTTTTGCCTAATCTCAAACTGTGCTGCTAGAAGCCATATTTTTGCAAACGAGAACTTCttatgagggattaacttaagGCATTCTCTGgataaacaaaacaagaatcaaTTAAGAAACCCTATCCAAAAAGTGGATATCACATCACTACATGATGGCATTGTATCACACGGAATTCTACAAACTATATACCAAAAATGATTGACAAACTTCAACAAGAACACAGAGTCCATTCCATCAGAAAATTGCAACCATAGAAGCACCATAACCCAGACAAATCATCTGTAAGAAAAAACCTAAAGTTTAGACACAATAGTGTCATTCCATGAGAAAATATTTGCATGTTGTCTGTTTTAAAACATTGCTCATCTACTTAAAGATGTGATACTCATATTTCACTTCAACTGCCCAACCAATAGCATGTCTAAAGCAAGCAAATTTGTGAAAACATATATGCTCACAATTAAGACATTCTTACCGGTAGACATCTCTTGTTCGGTCCATATCCTTTGCATCAAGCTCTTCATACAATGCATAGTTAATCCTAtacaacaaaacacacaatagaTAAAGATCAATAAGACTAGACTTGCAAATAACACATCCAAGAAAATGGTCAACCAGGTAAGATAGGAAGATCGATCTGCTTACCATAAATAGATGTACCTCTGCCAGTACCTCTTCTCTTCCGCCGGTGGCACATTAGCAATGGCTCTTTCATATACCTCCCTGATCATATCCTTGTTCCCAACATTCTCTTCCAACCGTATGTAATCAAACCATGAGTCATAATTCAAAGGATTCTTCTTCACCTCTTCTTCATACTGAAATCTCCTCTTCCCTACAATAGCATCCTCAATCCCTTCCCTGTCACCATACTGCTTCTCAAAAGCCACAAACTTTCGGTACAAGTCTTCAGCCCTCCCCTTCGGTATATGATCCAGAGCAAACTTGTAGATGCATCTCGCTCTCTCCGTCTCCTTGCACCGTTCCTCAAACTCCGCAAATGCAACAAAGAGCTGCTCGGCCTCCTCATCTTCAGCCAGAAGTTCTGTAGCGCGCTCATATACAGCGCGGGCGCGCGCAACCTCGCCATTCTTCATCTCAAACTTTGCATACCTAATCCACGCAGTGACAAGGGGATGGCAAGCAACCAAACGCTCATAGATGGCACGAGCGCGGGCAGCCTCACCATACCGGAGCTCAAACTTGATGTAGGAGAGCCACCCTTGCATGTCAGGCTGCCAGTCCATCCATCGCTCGAACACCTGGCGGGCACCAGCAATGTTCCGGAGCATCTCCtccatatgtatatacttgtACCATAGTTGATCAACGCGGGGAAGGAGAGCGACGGCGCGATCCCAGACATTGCGTGCGTGGTTGACGCAGCGATTCCTCATCTCAAACTCCGCATACTTGAGCCAGAGGGTGTGATTTCGATAATCGACTCAAGGGCACGCTCCCCAGACGGAGCGAGCGCGGGCCAAGTCCTGCGTTTCCTCCCATGAGGGCATACCCTGACCCAGACGGAGGTATTCCAGCGGACGCGACGGATGAGGTCCTCAAACTCCTTGCGGCGGCGGAGGCGGTAGTCGGAGAGCTCTGTATGGTCAGTGATCTTCTGCTTGGGCGGCCGTATGTCGGGTTCCTGGCGCTCGCGAGCCTCCCGGAGGATCTGCTCGGCGGTGATCTGGATGGGCGCCGGCGTCTTGTTCTTCACCCGCGTGGGACGGGGAAGCTTGACCTCTGTGTCCCTCTTGGTGAGGAAGCCAAGGTTGGGGTCAGGCTCCCTTGCCGCCATTGTTGTCCCTTGTCTCCCCTCGGAGGTCGGATTTGAGGTGAAGAAGATGGGAGGGAAATTAGGGATTGGGGAATTAGGGCTTTGGGAAGATTGGAAGGGgatttatgtaaatatatcaaaataaagaaaaaataaatgttcaaGCCCTAAAcctttttgggttttaattaattatttttatatttttttaaattaatttgtttcgATTAATTATgaagtttaattttaaattaactttCCATTTTATagtaactttgttttttttgtatttttattaactgatttcttattatttttattgaaaaattttagtgtttaaacataaattaagtGTTTGTTTTCGTAAGTGCATGCATGCAAACTTGAGCAAGttttgttctgtttttatttttgtttttgttttttattattttttatttaaaaattcgagtagattaaaaaaatgaaaataattcgtaaaacataatgaacccacacaaatatgcaaaaataaataaaaattagggcCAAATTAGGGCCCGTTTGAGTACTGCACTGGAAACACTTTTCCCATGCAGTATTTCGCTACGTTCATTTTCCTACAGTTTCTTTTCTGCGTAGAAAAGTAACAATCGTGTTTGGTATGAGCCTCGAAAATTGCGAATTGAAATACTGACGTAAAATGAATTCGCTGTTTGTTATGAATAACCTTTTCAAATGCAAAGTTATGTTTATTACCGATTTCTTTCTTCGatgaatatcaattattttaattttaattatgttttaattttcacattaatcaatgatttatatataaataaattaagaaaattgcttatatacccggcaaaagtagatatttaattcttgtttttctattatgagaaatatgattATCCGAACTTTTTATCCAAGAGGACGCTTCCTATATGAATTTTTAGTGATCTTTTTGTGGATAAATCCCACCTAAGAAAAAGTATTGTGTATGTTTTTTCGATGAGTTTTCGATAAGaattaattatcaataaaaGCAATATCAAAAGTAATaagaaaatattcttaaaattacaaaaattatatgacTTCAATGAGATTGTCTTGCTGGCTCACGGTTTTAAAAAGGAAGACCCTAAAGTTAGGGGTTTTAAAAAGAAGACAGgacaaaagagaagaatttttaTGTTAGAAAAGGGTAAAATTGGAATTTTACATGTCTCCTACTTTCCCACTATGATGTAATCCGTTTCACCCCTCCCTTGTGAATCCCTTTTCATTGGTCGaaaaagtaattacaatttgaCCATTCTTTTACATGGTTTTGTTTCAACCAAACGTATGAAAACTTTCAGACTCAAACTTTTCTGAGGGAAAAAGTTGATTCTTTTCCTCATCTCAAACTGGCACTTTAATGTAGAGTGGTACAGTGGAATCAATAGAATTTTCTTCATGTGTCTCCACCCTCCTTCTTtggattaaaaatcaaatatttattttaaaaattttattatcaatcttattctaatttgattttttaatttaaaattattttttaaatatatttgtgtcTCCACCTGTGTCAAGAAAAAACAGTGTCAaccaaagtattttttttttataaatgtgccaatgtatattttaaattttttgtaataatcacttgTAGGTTGTAACAGTCAATTTGGAGTGAGGAACTTGGTTTAGTTTATAAGTTAATAAAATGTTGAACTGCATCAAAAAAAGCCATTATGAACTACATCGCGGAGAAGACAATTTGGCTTGAAATTTGGCCTATGCTatctttcctttgtttttttggctAACTTTAAATTGGAAGCTCAAGAACTTTGTAAAGTCTCTTTAGAGgatctttgatatatatatatataaggtctTGAATTGACTTGAGGATTCGCTACCGCTTGATCTTATTATAATTTAGGCATTGTTCCCATAAATGtttatagtggaaattgccaaaaaaaccctacaactttgccaaattgccaaacaaactcccatagtttcggaatacccaaaaaccccttcctttttcaactccatgattttgaaacccccaaagtacgtaCTGGCATTAAAGCgggtgtatttaaaaattttatggatcgaaaatgcccttgcacgggAAGTCGTGGGTTGCACCCATTTcggcggtgtgagaggaagtgggtgggtttttcttaggcattacaaATTGCTTGCTTCTCTCAACTCGTGACTCAGCTCGACTCGCGTCTCCGAGCTCTTCTCTTCCCACGGCCTCTTCCCTTCCAGGGCGTCTCGAAGAGAAGTCccgtgcaagtattcggcatttcgtcactttgcagtctaaggtattcattatggttttttgttaactattctgttacgaagagacatttttcggttttggtttgtgattttgtttttgttggaagacattgaagctttcAGGGGGATTAATCGGaatggggttttgttagtctgcagggagatgtctcggctagggtttttgttttgttttacattttcgtctatgTATACGATCGAAAATGGTTTTCTCgattgttgtgttttgtgtaatgtttataatctacgtttaccGCTTTCgagttgatatggttgcgatttgTAAAAATGAGggtctccgtttaaacaatgagctttcTGGGTTTAAGTTAGttcgtctccgtttaattatttgtatctacTGTTTAATAGTATACGTCAGCTGCTTAAAAATGATATCGGTGTTTAGAGCCCGAGTGTTTCTAggtttaacaaattacatttccgcttaacaatgtcgtttgttattgtcgcgagcttgtgattatggcggtcaatctagttaatgggcgatgctacttgacacccggTAGTGGAGACAGtgggctgaattgaaagttcacatgatccctcgacattgggacatcatccgaaggacaccgttcacagcatttactgagttggaagctgtataccaagagcgggccctttcTTGACTCTACGTTGCGgagatacgataaccgcaccaataaattcgaggatcgggaaagcatcTCGACTTTCGagggcctgaagatgtggcatCGTTCTTGGCGCGTTGCGATGGGGGAGGCGATCGtgtttgaagaagaaaacacggtcgacttttcgaagaggtatttatcgaagacgtCACGAGAGACACGAGACTCCATGAGGAGCACTCTTGACGACTCGTTGGACGAGAGGGAGagaggagaattttgccaaactgcgatggtgtacctcacgggtacaatcctcttcccaaatatctCCTCGCTCGGTTCCtaagctggatcgttgattatgtcgatgatctacggAATGGGCGCTACGCGTGGGCGCAGCGACGcctaagtggcttatggaggacataccacaagccgctGCAGTCTGAGTGCAATCTAGATCttgcgcggggaagaagacccgacaccgggtatgttaagggttgcaCGGTGGCGCTAACATCTCGGTTTCCGAGTGAtcggaaccggaaagaaagtccgttctgCAAGATCCCAGGATGCtttcgtgctacggtgaaaatactttcACGGGAAGCGACGacgatagagacgagtttgtcgtctctcgaaggaaaagaggtaataattcaaaaatatttttgtttaagcgtaggcgttaacgtttaaccatatcatttactcgtttaactttattcatctatcgtttaacattataacttaccgtttaactttgttcaactaccgtttaaactttttagtttaatgtttaatttgtttgttctttgtttaACACAGATaggttataacgtttaaatatctgagttacatgtgtaaatatagttttaattgtttaaactaaataatttcgctaagattgtttgcttttacacatgctagtttcctGAAATTTTGGTTCCGATCGAATCTTGATGAAAAAGTATTTGTTCGGCCAACCGTCGGtccggatgctattgctccgagACACGCTTGCTcgaaaggcaagatgagaggcaGACCTCTTCCTTGCGCGCTGGACGCCCGTTCTCCCGCTTCGGGCCAGCACGCGTTCGTCGAGGCCGAGAAGCCCCTCCCCACTCGCCCATGACCGTGGCTTCCCCGAGCCGTGTCGGCCCACCCTCGACGTGGCGGCTCCCCCTGCCGGCACTAGGCGAGATGTCAGCTGAAACTCTCATGCGAGGCTTGCgattttgatgaccgagttccctcggcttgtcgcttTCGGGTGGAGGCGTTGGAAGGCCGGTCGCGGTCACGATCATTGCgccttcccttcaaacaaatgaagcaccgggGACGGATACGCCGTCGGAGTTCGACCCagcgaggacatcatcggggtggcccttCAGAGACGGCCTCGTTCgagaagcttgcaaaaagaggaaaacaataatgcctccagTCTCCGCCCGTGCcggtgacgatgaaataatagcggCACTCATCGGCAGTGGCACCATGCTGGTGATGTTGTGacgttgatgacatgcccatcacggtggaggagattgaagatggcgcCGAGTTTGCTCGCGGTGGAAAAGATCGTCGACTCTGTTGTTGACGACATCATGCATACGGTGGAACCGGCGCCTGACAGTGcgacatcaaagatggacacaatccatgaagaagaagaaccagacaacgttgtgtctcccattgatgctgCTGCCGTggaactcacggttgagaaggtcgttgagtctATCCTCAGCGAAGTGgaattcacggtggaaccaacggtGACCGTCGCCGCGTCGAAGGCGACACgatcccacaagaacaagaagcgtgtaaggaagtgtctcccgGGTTGATCTCTGCTAGTGGTGCCCCATTAAAGGAAGCCcgataaaaagtagaagaacttcggGAAGAGTCTTCATTCAGAAGATACATTGGCTCAATCGCGCCTCAATAAGTACGAgcgaggagttgataaggatcttcctcaacgcCCCTATGGAcaaagtaagtttgaagtttttatgatattgtttaaaaagctgttttagttaccatttaagtaggagcgttaacgtttaaaatttacagataacatttaacttataagtgataccctttaaatattaccgttatcgtttaaacattcaatatagaatttaaagtttatactttaacgtttaattttatacttctgacattgtttacatgtctttgttctgGTTCAACCGCAGcgactgtcgtgtggaagaatgactctgtcgGCACCACGCGGGCGATCTATTCGACTGCTCGGGGGAAGGAGGCGGTCGCGAGCGATGTGATGGAGCGCGAtcgtatgtatcttgcaaagGCGATGAGCGTAGTGCCTATGCTCGTTATAAGGCGGCGCCTCCGTCGCACACGTACTGGCACGGCCTTGTTCATGTCAGCGGGCGACGGCGCACtgaatccacgatggctatgattggagatgccgcGGCGacttgcatgaagtggacatcgtcatcctcccgataattatgagtggccacttccatgtcgtggtccctgacaatgaaaaaaacaagaatactgaggcgttattcttcatgccaaagcgaagaatacTGATAAAAaagcgctagaaatggtaagtgctttaataatttgtgtttgtgtaatattgttcggtaaataatcggcattctaatatgaacttgtatatctcgacgcggaacctattcgacctactgtatcgacatggagttaggTGAGTCGTGACGCATAGTACCCGCTTGTTCGCGACAATCGAAGCCCCGACGAGAAAGGAAGTGTACGACTGcagcgtctatgtcatgcggtttatcggcGGGTTACTCGcccggtgagaagctacggaGTCAGCATGATGGCGTCCCTATCTGCGCGATGaaggtatgtttcccgcatacttagggagggaggcGTGGCATCGCAGACGGAGGAGAGTCTTCAGTAAGCGGGTTCTTgagtcattctttctatatttgtatactgcgattctttcttttaataatcCAGTTCgattgtttaacatacactttcggtgtttaagtatatagttcattgtgtaaatatcaatgtaattgtttaaactccgctTTTCTTTGTGTAAAACGAACCGGAAGTAGTGCTGCATAAGCGGGGTCGTAGTCGATTTGTATGGGTGTAATAGTTTCGAATGTAAACGCGGTTTAAATTCGATTcatttttcgaagaacatgacaaattttgtcgaTGTAAATGTAcgtgtatctaaattcaattaaattcattacaTTTGGTTTTTTGAGGTTACatttcttgttggatgatattgtagtcctGAGGTACATTTATCGGGTAGGGGttacatttcatttttcattttcattatcggctaatatcaacattcattttaagcgtataatgataacttttttgccctttaactttcgttttctcttgttaagtttaggtttctctgttttaaatttaatattttccatttaaaatatccttattatttaataatatcaatgtaattacaacaaaaaaatatacttaatattttctcgtttaaaatatccttattacttaataatctcttatagagtgtaatgtaatgttccgatttttaTGTGCTGACAGGGGAGTGGAAAGCGGCTTGGGGAACGGCGTGTATTAGTGCAGCTAGGGAGGCAGCTAGCACCCGTCCCGttgtacattttaagcggatacaaatttatttttaagcgataaaaaaataacgatTAAGCaggagaataaaatatttaaaagcgtaagagatatatttaaatataaagttcgatatttaaacaataataagaagtatatacctGATACTGAGATCGGCAGATTCATTCcgcgatctgcgattgtgacacGAAAGCGTGCgatggctacaacgcaactgCACGGACCTCGGGACGCTACGACTCGatctctttcgtctaggacacccgaggttgccttctcgtcgcgAGGCGATGCATAGCCTTGATTCGCGATTTTCATCCATCGGCTTTGTCGTTTGTCGGTAtagggaatatagcttccttatcgccagtttttgaagtcgaagcttccttcACGATCGTCTAGGGTGTTTCTCGTTCTTgataatttgaagtcaaaattcctttttgattacaaaattcTAAAGTGCGTCTCTGAAAATATTCAgcgccttcaaaacattgtcgATATCCGGCGACCACTTGAcgatcggatgaggaaggaaggcatgccacaccccTCGAGGCTCGCCGTGATGTGGAGCGAAAGCGGCTGCGATTCACTCGCCCGACACTTTGGTTTAAGCGAACACGATCgatatttaaagcagagacacaaaatatttaaagcgataaacataaatcttaagcgttaaaacaaaaagttaaataataagttaataagttaatcggagacGATAgtgttttaaatggaaacttgataaatgtaaagcGATGGCGagggataataaacaataattaacttctacagctatataaacataagcgagaagaaacttacaacgagaagaactcgtTTTCGATGGGATACTGATGCCACGTCATACGTCTCAACAACAGAGATCAACAAcgaacatttgaagatggagtgcatcGTGACGCATCGTGTTGGAAGTCGACCTCGTTTTATATGAGGACATCTGGTTTATGTCCATCGAGTGTGATAAACTCGCAcgacacgggaaatatcgaggacctcatcgctcacatatttATTGCTAACTTGATTCCCAGAAGTCGTGTGCAGTGAGCATTAAGCGCTcgctccccgttgtatctatgCAATAGCAGCAAAAACTACTCAGTAattttaatcggaagagctaaaattgaatgcaccgaatgagaagaagaaaaagaagaagaagaagaacaagaacaagaagaaacgagaacaagaagaaagcaaGATATAGGCAGCctaaaactttgtttgagaaaaaagcGAGGAGGCGATTACTATGCgtaaagaaagttatgattgggtAGCCAGTTTTTCGCACTTTTGCGAGGcgaaaaaggaatttcatatcgtggacccacttcaacttaccgtgAGGGGttaaaaaggaatgtaaaaatataacggaggTTTGTCAGGGGTGTGCAAAAAGTTGGAGGGGTTTTtagggaagttttgaaaaattacgaggGTGAGCGAGTAATTTTtccatgtttatatttttattttttataatatatttatattaaggtatttttaatagttaaattaTTATGGGATTTGATGTACACATCAcatcatcaattcattaaaattttaccTATTAAACTATCTCTCATAATAGTTATAGTATAAAATAGGACCCATAATCTAACACATTAAACTCTTACTCATTaaacttttattatattaattaaaaattacatattaattaaattacattaataataaaatttaaataatttgggtgattttggaaataaaaaataaattttgaatagttttgaaatttacataatataaatatatatatataaataaatatatatatatatatatactaacagctttttttaaaatatcaaatttttaactGTAGGACCCACCATTGAACGTTTGCTGGGTGGATACCTAACGCTCAATAATTGTTATATCCTCATTAAGCGCTCAAAGTGCTCGGATGCCTCCCCATTAAAGTTACTCTTATCTCATGCAAGTCTATGAAGAGTTCTACATGAGTTGGAATGTTCACATCTCAGTGACTATGTAAGTAATGTGACTTGTCCCACTTTcattagaataataataataataacactgcacattatttttgattttcatgttaATTTTATCTGCAAAGTTATAGAAATGGTACAGATGACTAGTATTAGCAAACAATAATCTAACTTAACATGTTTTGGCTTCAACGAGGGAAGCATGTCATTTGTTTCAAGCACAAAAAACGGAAGAGGGTTGGAAGAGGAGAGGAAAAATGTATGAGACACCACTATCGAGTATCGACAAACATCTATAGAACAGTAAAACAGAACAAAGTCAGTTAATTGTGTTAGTGCAATGCattattattggcatgatttgacacatagtcaagatgacgtggcaatctatgtgacatggcaaaattgatgacatagagagtatggtgacatggcaaggagacttggctGTAAGGCAAGACATCTTGAAGATTTTGGTAGAGTtattcaagaccatatttaggagatgtgattgaagactaaatatggaatgaagactaattgaagatttgatttgaagaatctttgatgaagattgattgaagtctattgaaggcaagatttgaagaccaaacttgagtgaattgaagatcaagtttagagaatctttgaagaccaaacttggaagattgaagactaagtttggcaagtttcatgtaagacgcacaaggacgtgcgccccttgcgggggactgcgtgatgaggaactgaggaggtaggctagttgccggcagttgGGATCAGGAGATTTGgttgcatcgactcggactaagcatgaccgggaggttgatgggtcgtgaggtcgtccgcaacgtaaccagaactcagtcaagtcaacagtcagggccatgttgcaattcatattacaacaggagttgcaacaactaattttggCAGGTTTtgaaattagtagccgcggagattctaaaagatgtatgtgctatatttgggacgttgaggcgtctatataagctaccttgctcataaattgtaagtgtgactcttgggtgtCTCTTGGAGGAGAGGTGGCGAgtactagacaatctagagagggtagtgatcttcattgagagtgtgagtgacaagtatttgtactcatgtattttttacctctttttagtggattgtttatctcccaGGCTTGGCCCCCGGGACGATGAGCAGTGGGCCTGAgctgggttaccaattttgtgtgtctccttcttgttttgtttgtgtgaattttctttgatggtttgtgtgagatctatgagtgcttgagtgttccctaaaactcacaaaccacaccggcggaactaacaaaTTGCTTTGCTTACTACATCACTAATTGTCAAGGAAAAGAATTAAAGGAGATATTGATTAGCACATAGAACAAGTGGAAAcctccataaattttttttttaaaaaaaaaatacaatccaaaaatcaaataactctTTCTATGCATTTCATCTTCTGCATAAGTTATCACCATATAGAAATATCTGGATGGAGAATGACAGTTTTGCATCCTTCAGATATAGATCTATATGTTGATAAAAGAACTGAAGTTATGTATACGAAATTAAATACATTTTAATGAATGATTGTATGAAGTAAAATTTATGATACAAAAATTGTTGGTAGTTTTAAAATTTGGCATATTGTATAACCAGaatgaacaaaaaataaataaataatagtaaaataacACTTTGTGCTTTCTAGGAAATGAGATTATTTGGAATAAATTTCAACAAATAACAATAGGCAAGTCATGCATTAATTTTGAAACTCTAATTACAACAATGTAAGATAAAGTTAACTGAATTGggtaatttttgaatttctaCTAGCCTAGTGAACTTCAAGCATAGCAGTCCAGAGCATTTTTGCAAGAATCATTTTATTAGGCTCAACCCTTTCATCCAAGAATTTTATGAGTTTATAAAAACAAGGCCCTCACGGATTCTCTCTCACCACTGGCCACCTGAGTGTGGACTTTgctcttttaattattattataaacaaaaggtaaactatcttattaaccattaaattattcataaattcCTATTTGGTAAAGCAACTACAAAAAATTTTAGTATGCCCcctgatatttttattatcttctaATCGAGCGATCGGAGTATATGGTATTATCTTGTGGCTAACGTAGATTCCATGTCATCATTCAT is a window of Dioscorea cayenensis subsp. rotundata cultivar TDr96_F1 chromosome 5, TDr96_F1_v2_PseudoChromosome.rev07_lg8_w22 25.fasta, whole genome shotgun sequence DNA encoding:
- the LOC120261488 gene encoding LOW QUALITY PROTEIN: crooked neck-like protein 1 (The sequence of the model RefSeq protein was modified relative to this genomic sequence to represent the inferred CDS: deleted 2 bases in 1 codon; substituted 1 base at 1 genomic stop codon); protein product: MAAREPDPNLGFLTKRDTEVKLPRPTRVKNKTPAPIQITAEQILREARERQEPDIRPPKQKITDHTELSDYRLRRRKEFEDLIRRVRWNTSVWVRVCSWEETQDLARARSVWGACPXVDYRNHTLWLKYAEFEMRNRCVNHARNVWDRAVALLPRVDQLWYKYIHMEEMLRNIAGARQVFERWMDWQPDMQGWLSYIKFELRYGEAARARAIYERLVACHPLVTAWIRYAKFEMKNGEVARARAVYERATELLAEDEEAEQLFVAFAEFEERCKETERARCIYKFALDHIPKGRAEDLYRKFVAFEKQYGDREGIEDAIVGKRRFQYEEEVKKNPLNYDSWFDYIRLEENVGNKDMIREVYERAIANVPPAEEKRYWQRYIYLWINYALYEELDAKDMDRTRDVYRECLKLIPHKKFSFAKIWLLAAQFEIRQKNLKAARQILGNAIGMAPKDKIFKKYIEIELQLGNIDRCRTLYGKYLDWSPANCYAWSKFAELERSLSETERARAIFELAIAQPALDRPELLWKAYIDFEISEGELERTRQLYERLLDRTKHLKVWVSYAQFEASAGAEEEQDTDAQIKVEEDSLNEQQMTECIQRCRGVFERAFDHFRTAAPELKEERAMLLEEWLNMEAKFGNLGDVSLVQKKLPRKVKRKRAIASEDGVPAGYEEYFDYIFPDEVAMAPNLKILEAAYQWKKLKAGSDDD